The following coding sequences are from one Schizosaccharomyces osmophilus chromosome 1, complete sequence window:
- the cho2 gene encoding phosphatidylethanolamine N-methyltransferase Cho2, whose protein sequence is MNNMVKEKTLDDGSLSFDNSSLEFGSSLPVSSASSPKKLSGNDKPFLARDEEDENVEESSNPNFERYGLTPSGETFRLPDEQENRRSILETIDPRVPKTPWDWVVIGSILSQVILYLFTRGNTRRVLMMACFFFWRMSYDIGIGFLLHSQSNDRKVVEWVVKLGFFDKEKNPKLYEMTKHQLVSKMDSSYNFEKSPIEFNSWLVFRHFVDLILMCDFCSYVLMAFAWTCWPNMNFLFHMLRFFGGIALIVFNYWVKLDAHRVVRDYAWYWGDFFFLLRSSLVFNGVFELAPHPMYSIGYAGYYGMSLISGSYGVLLASMVAHAAQFIFLLVVENPHIEKTYGSESAHSRITPRDEDAEFEIPAARDLVGLVNFNSARISDVALIIIAAYSILSSLLSSNSYYNQFLALFQAFLWRFLHSAFHGLILFYQSRDKAWSRHFIRNGESVVQAWSQWKGFYNITLNMSYISFCMAAWKLYHLPNNWTYGLVTLRHTLGFGLVVLHIYTSISIYEDLGQYGWFYGDFFLPNRSPKLVYQGIYRYVNNPERFLGCSAYWGLALISNSAWIFLLATLAQLSNLAIIRLVEQPHMRKVYGNALRKEAGISKLIKQATQDHGSKIPKSIETHVKALGNTVDRVLDQTAEALQEFVSTAPPKVQVLLKGTESSLRRSAQLAILKLFAPQFDRHGSTSYSLNLGIEGSKVPLGFPIHVKWVAPLDHENNDWIGLYRVSDNVSDIHTQVPSEGRWSAIDNKGYNSHTSSITHVSEAKDSGEVVFSRELLFWEPGTYEFRYHHSNKHLVMAKSQPFEIYATASESKDISEVENTLNKLLKLSVPEDHSKSLQDLPDGKAKTFSKAIKYTFGVELGYHVIQVDGSTKALASRLISALKILQPLNYSEENKKDV, encoded by the coding sequence ATGAACAATATGGTTAAGGAGAAAACATTGGACGACGGATCTCTCAGCTTTGATAACTCGTCTTTAGAGTTTGGTTCCTCTTTACCAGTTTCGTCTGCTTCTTCTCCAAAGAAACTCAGTGGAAATGATAAACCGTTTTTAGCCAGAGACGAAGAGGACGAAAACGTTGAAGAAAGTTCCAACCCTAATTTTGAGCGTTATGGCTTAACTCCATCAGGTGAAACTTTTCGACTCCCTGACGAGCAAGAAAATCGCCGCAGCATCCTTGAAACCATCGATCCTCGCGTTCCCAAAACGCCTTGGGACTGGGTCGTTATCGGCAGCATCCTTTCTCAAGTTATTCTGTACCTTTTTACGCGCGGAAACACGCGGCGAGTTTTGATGATGgcttgcttctttttttggcGTATGAGTTACGATATCGGTATTGGATTCCTGCTTCATTCTCAATCCAATGATCGAAAGGTAGTAGAATGGGTTGTGAAGCTTGGCTTCTttgacaaagaaaaaaatccaaaacttTATGAAATGACTAAACACCAACTTGTCTCTAAAATGGATTCTTCatataattttgaaaaatctcCGATTGAGTTCAACAGCTGGCTAGTTTTTCGTCATTTTGTGGATCTTATCCTGATGTGCGATTTTTGCTCATATGTATTGATGGCCTTTGCTTGGACCTGCTGGCCTAATATgaattttctctttcacATGTTACGTTTTTTCGGAGGCATTGCCttaattgtttttaattaCTGGGTAAAGCTCGATGCCCATCGTGTCGTTCGTGATTACGCATGGTATTGGGgtgactttttctttcttctccGTAGCTCCCTGGTTTTCAATGGTGTTTTTGAATTAGCCCCTCATCCTATGTACTCTATCGGTTATGCTGGATACTATGGCATGAGTTTGATTTCTGGAAGCTACGGCGTTTTACTAGCAAGTATGGTTGCTCATGCCGCccaatttattttccttcttgtgGTCGAAAATCCCCATATAGAAAAGACTTATGGAAGCGAGTCTGCTCATTCCCGTATTACACCGCGAGATGAAGATGCTGAGTTTGAGATTCCTGCAGCTCGTGACCTTGTCGGGCTTGTCAATTTTAATTCAGCTAGGATATCAGATGTTGCATTAATCATCATTGCGGCGTATAGCATTCTGTCAAGTTTACTCTCATCTAATTCTTATTATAACCAATTCTTGGCTTTATTCCAGGCTTTTCTGTGGCGTTTCTTGCACAGCGCCTTCCATGGACTCATATTATTTTATCAGTCAAGAGATAAAGCTTGGTCTCGGCATTTCATTCGTAATGGTGAATCGGTTGTGCAAGCTTGGTCTCAGTGGAAGGGTTTTTACAACATCACCCTAAACATGtcttatatttctttttgtatgGCAGCTTGGAAGTTGTATCATCTTCCTAACAACTGGACATACGGACTTGTAACTCTTCGTCATACCTTGGGATTTGGTTTAGTAGTTTTACACATTTATACTTCCATCTCTATTTACGAGGATTTAGGTCAGTATGGATGGTTTTATGGCGATTTTTTCCTGCCTAATCGCTCCCCCAAGCTTGTTTACCAAGGTATCTATCGATACGTTAATAACCCTGAGCGTTTTCTTGGATGCTCTGCCTATTGGGGTCTTGCTCTTATTAGCAACTCAGCTTGGATTTTCTTATTAGCTACCTTAGCCCAGCTGTCAAACTTGGCTATCATCCGTCTTGTTGAACAACCCCACATGCGCAAAGTATACGGCAATGCTTTAAGGAAGGAAGCAGGAATCTCGAAATTAATTAAGCAAGCTACTCAAGATCACGGCAGTAAGATTCCAAAATCCATCGAAACACATGTCAAAGCATTGGGTAATACTGTCGATAGGGTTCTCGATCAAACAGCTGAAGCCTTACAAGAATTCGTGAGTACTGCCCCTCCTAAAGTACAAGTGCTATTGAAAGGTACGGAATCGAGTCTCCGTAGAAGCGCCCAGCTTGCCATATTGAAATTATTTGCCCCACAATTTGACAGACATGGATCTACTTCCTATTCATTGAATTTGGGTATCGAAGGTTCCAAAGTTCCACTTGGATTTCCCATCCACGTGAAGTGGGTCGCTCCTTTAGATCATGAAAATAATGACTGGATTGGACTTTATCGTGTGTCAGATAACGTTAGTGATATCCACACTCAAGTGCCGAGTGAAGGACGCTGGTCTGCCATTGATAATAAAGGATATAACTCACACACTTCTAGCATAACACATGTTTCGGAAGCTAAGGATTCTGGCGAAGTTGTGTTCTCGAGAGAATTGTTATTTTGGGAACCTGGAACCTACGAATTCCGTTATCATCATAGTAATAAGCATCTGGTGATGGCCAAAAGCCAACCGTTCGAAATATATGCTACAGCTAGTGAATCTAAGGATATCTCTGAAGTTGAGAATACACTAAATAAGTTGCTAAAGCTTAGCGTTCCGGAAGACCATTCTAAGTCATTACAAGACTTACCTGATGGTAAAGCAAAGACCTTTTCAAAAGCCATTAAATATACGTTTGGCGTTGAACTCGGTTATCATGTAATTCAAGTTGATGGTTCAACCAAAGCTTTAGCAAGCAGACTTATCAGTGCTCTGAAGATCCTCCAGCCTCTCAATTATTCGgaagagaataaaaaagacgTCTAG
- the sec9 gene encoding SNAP-25-like proteinue, with protein sequence MGLFKKKKGVNPDMYKAPEEGSSAASTGTPAPSYTSNGYSGNSYPNAYSTGSGYETSMPKGGYNMQSIRNDPYARKDMPPMRSGAAVASSAPSTPSGYERPSYQRSPASQTTLDLKKQELFQGARRIQENSENYLNEDGDEADMAESYNATAEEDEDVEAIKQKIQFVKQDSLSSTRNALQMANNAEQAGMATLQNLGQQTEKVASAEKELDVAKIHAKRAEEQARELKTLNRSMFAIHIGKPWGKGKRVAAEEARLTAKREAERQDELLNRQFAFQSQRRIGETMKKNQKESVKPNDKKGVSIIERSRYQFEPDAEDDMNEKEIDKNLDQLDGVVGRLKGLAYATGQEVESQNTRLGKVHDKSDRLDTDVYLNVERLRNIH encoded by the coding sequence ATGggtcttttcaaaaagaaaaagggtGTCAATCCCGATATGTACAAGGCTCCAGAGGAAGGCAGCTCAGCCGCCAGTACTGGAACTCCTGCCCCTTCTTATACCTCTAATGGCTATTCAGGTAATTCATACCCTAACGCGTACAGTACAGGCAGTGGATATGAAACTAGTATGCCAAAGGGTGGTTATAATATGCAGTCAATTCGCAATGATCCGTATGCCCGAAAAGACATGCCTCCAATGCGATCCGGAGCTGCTGTAGCTTCTTCGGCTCCTTCCACACCTTCCGGTTATGAACGGCCAAGCTATCAACGTTCTCCAGCAAGTCAAACAACTTTGGacttgaaaaagcaagaattATTTCAAGGTGCACGTCGCatacaagaaaattcaGAAAACTATTTGAATGAAGATGGGGACGAAGCTGACATGGCCGAATCATATAATGCGACTGCAGAGGAAGACGAGGACGTTGAGGctataaagcaaaaaattcaatttgTCAAGCAAGACAGTTTATCAAGCACAAGGAATGCCTTGCAAATGGCAAACAATGCTGAACAAGCAGGGATGGCCACACTTCAAAACTTGGGGCaacaaacagaaaaagttgCAAGCGCCGAAAAAGAGCTGGACGTTGCTAAGATTCATGCAAAGCGAGCAGAAGAGCAGGCTAGGGAACTGAAAACCTTAAATAGAAGCATGTTTGCTATTCACATTGGGAAACCATGGGGTAAAGGGAAGCGTGTAGCTGCCGAGGAGGCACGGCTTACTGCTAAGCGTGAAGCTGAACGTCAAGATGAACTTTTGAATAGACAGTTTGCATTTCAGTCTCAGCGCCGTATTGGTGAGActatgaagaaaaatcagAAGGAATCAGTTAAACCTAATGATAAGAAAGGAGTTTCCATTATCGAGCGCTCGCGTTATCAGTTTGAGCCCGATGCAGAAGATGACATGAAcgagaaagaaatagatAAAAACTTAGACCAGCTTGATGGTGTTGTTGGCCGTTTGAAGGGTTTAGCATATGCTACTGGACAAGAAGTTGAATCCCAAAACACTCGACTCGGCAAAGTTCACGATAAAAGTGATCGTCTGGATACCGACGTATATCTCAATGTTGAACGTCTTCGTAACATCCATTAA
- the thi2 gene encoding thiazole biosynthetic enzyme gives MAPATAVAQFQDFFKADQLAADKDNVLVKTEQNALTKSFPNYHLDNEFNFSPIRESTVSRAMTRRYFADLDKYAESDIVIVGAGSAGLTAAYYLGTRRPDLKIAIIEASVAPGGGAWLGGQLFSAMVVRKPADAFLREIGVPYEDEGEYVVIKHAALFTSTVMARALSLPNIKLFNATAVEDLIVKADQDGNQRIAGVVTNWTLVSLNHGLQSCMDPNTINAHLILSATGHDGPFGAFCVKRAHQAGLVPDLGDMRPLDMNRSENLIVKGTREVYPGLVVSGMELSELDGANRMGPTFGGMMFSGIKAAQEALKVFEERKAANEKCI, from the coding sequence ATGGCCCCTGCTACTGCTGTTGCTCAATttcaagatttttttaagGCTGACCAACTTGCCGCTGACAAGGATAATGTTCTTGTTAAGACTGAGCAAAATGCCTTAACAAAGTCTTTCCCCAATTACCATTTGGACAATGAGTTTAACTTCTCTCCTATCCGTGAAAGCACTGTCTCTCGTGCCATGACACGTCGCTACTTTGCTGACTTGGACAAATATGCCGAGTCTGACATTGTTATTGTCGGTGCAGGATCTGCCGGCCTCACCGCCGCTTACTATCTTGGTACTCGCCGTCCTGACCTGAAGATTGCAATCATCGAGGCCTCTGTTGCTCCTGGCGGTGGTGCCTGGCTGGGTGGTCAACTTTTTTCCGCCATGGTCGTCCGTAAACCTGCCGACGCCTTTTTGAGAGAAATTGGTGTTCCTTATGAGGATGAAGGCGAGTATGTGGTCATCAAGCATGCCGCTCTCTTCACTAGTACGGTCATGGCCCGCGCTCTTTCTCTTCCCAACATCAAGCTCTTCAACGCTACCGCTGTAGAAGATTTGATTGTTAAGGCTGATCAAGATGGCAACCAACGTATCGCTGGTGTTGTCACTAACTGGACCCTTGTCTCTTTAAACCACGGCCTTCAATCTTGTATGGATCCCAACACCATCAACGCCCATTTGATCCTTTCCGCAACTGGTCATGACGGTCCCTTCGGTGCGTTCTGCGTTAAGCGTGCTCATCAAGCTGGCCTTGTCCCCGATCTTGGCGACATGCGCCCTCTTGACATGAACCGTTCTGAAAACCTCATTGTAAAGGGCACTCGTGAAGTATATCCCGGCTTGGTTGTGTCCGGTATGGAGCTTTCTGAACTCGACGGTGCCAATCGTATGGGACCTACCTTTGGAGGTATGATGTTCAGCGGCATTAAGGCCGCTCAAGAAGCTCTCAAAGTCTTTGAAGAGCGCAAGGCTGCCAACGAAAAGTGTATTTag